Within the Devosia lucknowensis genome, the region CTCGTATTCCGTGCGGTTGGCCGTCTTGGGCGCCACATCGTCGAACTCGAAGCCGGAATACTTCTGGAGAATCTCCCAGTCGCCCTCTTCCTTGAGCTCGTCGATGATGTTGTAAGTCGGTGCGGCAACCACCAGCGGCGCCTTGAATTCGACCTTGCCCGTGTCCTTTTCGAGGTTCTTGAGCATCTGCGCGACGATCTTGATGTCGCCCTTGTGTACCATGCACGATCCCACGAACCCGAGGTCCACCTTCTTGGTGCCGCCATAGTAGGAGACAGGGCGGATCGTATCGTGCGTATAGCGGCGCGAGACGTCGGAATTGTTGACGTCGGGGTCGGCGATCATCGGCTCGTCGATCAGGTCGAGATCGACCACCACTTCGGCGAAATACTTGGCATTGGCATCGGGCTTCAGCGCCGGCTTCTCGCCCGAACGAATTTCGGCGATGCGGCGATCCGCCTTCGCGATCAAGCCCTTGAGCGTGCCGGTCGCATTGTCCATGCCCTTGTCGATCATGATCTGCATGCGCGACTTGGCGATCTCGAGCGACTCGATCAGCGTTGCGTCTTCCGAGATACAGATCGACGCCTTGGCCTTCATCTCGGCCGTCCAGTCGGTGAACGTGAAGGCCTGGTCGGCGAGCAGGGTGCCGATATGCACCTCGATGATACGACCCTGGAACACGTTGTCGCCATGCTGCTGCAGCATCTGAGCCTGCGTCGCGTGCACCACGTCGCGGAAGTCCATGTGCGGCTTCATCTGGCCTTTGAAGGTCACCTTGACCGACTGCGGGATCGGCATCGTCGCCTCGCCCGTGGCCAGCGCCAGCGCAACCGTGCCTGAATCCGCGCCGAAGGCCACGCCCTTGGACATGCGGGTATGGCTGTCACCGCCGATGATGATGTCCCAGTCGTCCACGGTGATGTCGTTGAGCACCTTGTGGATCACGTCGGTCATCGCGTGATACTTGCCGATCGGGTCACGGGCCGTGATCACGCCGAAATTGTTCATGAAGGCCATGAGCTTCGGGATATTGGCCTGGGCCTTCTTGTCCCACACCGAAGCGGTGTGGCAGCCCGACTGATAGGCGCCATCGACCAGCGGCGAGATCACCGTGGCCGCCATGGCCTCCAGTTCCTGCGCCGTCATGAGCCCGGTCGTATCCTGCGAGCCCACGATATTGACGATCACGCGCACGTCCGAGCCGGCATGCAGCACCTTGCCCGGCGTCACGCCCACCGCATTGCGGTTGAAGATCTTCTCCACTGCCGTCAGCCCCTGGCCCTCGACAGCGATTTCCTTGTTGGGCGCGAACACCTGCGGCGCCTCGACGCCGAGGGTCTGGGCCGCGAACGTCTGCAGCTTCTTGCCAAAGACCACGGCATAGGACGAGCCGGCCTTCATGAACTCCACCTTCTGCGGCGTGAAGGCGCTCGCGATGTCCACCAGCTCCTTGCCGTCGGCGTCGCGCAGGGTCTTGGCCTTGGTGTCGATGGTCAGAACCGTGCCGGTCTCGACCGAGTATTTCTGCTCGAGGACCGGGTTACCCTCATTGTTGAGGATCGGCTTGCCGTCCTCGCCCAGCTTCTTGACCCAGTTCTTGAGGTTGAGTCCGATGCCGCCGGTCACATCGACCGTCGTGGCGAAGATCGGCGAGATGCCGTTGGTGCCGGCCACGATGGGGGCAAAGTTGACGAAGGGCACATAGGGGCTGGCCGGCTTGCCGGTCCACAGCGCCACGTTGTTGACGCCCGACATGCGCGACGAGCCCACGCCCATCGTGCCCTTTTCGGCGATCATCATCACCCGCTTGTCCGGGTGCTGCTGCTGCAGGGCCACGATCTCGGCCTGCGCCTGAGGCGAGATCATGCACTTGCCGTGCAGCTCGCGGTCGGCGCGCGAATGCGCCTGGTTGCCCGGCGACAGCAGGTCGGTCGAGATATCGCCCTCGGCGGCGACGAAGGTCACGACCTTGATCTCGTCTTCGACCTCGGGAAGCTTGGTGAAGAATTCGGCCTTGGCATAGCTCTCGAGTACATCCCTGGCCACCGCATTGCCCGTCTTGTACGCGTCGCGCAGGCGGAACATGTCGGCGTCATAGAGGAAGACCTGGGTCTTGAGCACGTCGCCCGCGGCCGCGGCATGTGGACCGCCATTCAGCGCCACGTCGAGCAGCACGGCCACCGACGGGCCGCCCTTCATGTGCGAGAGCAGCTCCAGCGCAAAGCTCGGTGTGATCTCGGGAACGATCGCCTCGCCCGTGATCACCTGCTTGAGGAATGCCGCCTTGACGCTTGCGGCGGGCGTCGTGCCCGGCAGCGTGTTGTAAATGAAGAACTTCAGCGCATCGGCGCGCTGCGGATTGGCCGTATCGCGGATGATGGCGATGATCTCGCCGGTCAGCGCACCGCCATCGATCGGCTTGGGAGCGAGGCCCTGCTCTTTTCTGGTTTCGATTTCAGCCAGGTAATCGGCGTAAAGGGTCATCGCGGTTCTCAACATCAAGGTGGGTGACGCACAGGGGCGCTGGATCGGTATGGTTCGCCGGCCCCGAAATCATCGGATCCGGCCTATCCGCCGGGGAGCCGAGCGGCAAGCTATCCGAAAAGCGCAAACAAACCACTTTTGTTTAGGCAAGCCCCGGTCCGCGTTTGGCAACGGACCGCATGCGCCCTCCCCGCCGGCCCGTGCACGAGGCCCGCTTCCAAATAATCGTCACCGAAATGACAAATTGTGGAAAGTCACCAGGGCTCGTCTTGACCAAATGATGGCGATCACTTTTTTCGCCGCGCGAGTCGTCCCTTGCACGATCATCCCATAAATATCGGCAGCCAAAGAAAAAAACCAGCGTTAACGATTTCTTAATGCAATATAGACTCGGCAAATTCGCTGTGGCATAAATAAGGCTCAAACAAGGGACGCTTTTGGCAGGTCATCCGGGAGGGATCACGCCAATGTTGGAAATCTTACGCCTCTAGGGCGTTTTGCCTTGCAGTATTGAATATAGACGTTTCCACACTTCAGCATGAAGTGCGGCAGGAGTTGTTTTTGCTCCTTTTACCGCTGCAAGCATCGAAATCACAGGCATAGCCGCATTTTACCATGACGCCACTGGCGCGTGGACGGGCGAACCATGCCTGCTGATGAGAAAATCCGGACGAAACAAGGAAAGAAGCGCTGACCGCTCGCGGTCCGCGCGGGGGCCCTTCGTGTCCGCTTTTTCTCAATCACCGCAACTCAGAGCCCGCAGAGGCTCGAGTTGTACTCACTTGGGACGTTAAACACTGGAGAACTAAAATGAAGAAACTCGTGATTACTGCTGCACTT harbors:
- a CDS encoding bifunctional aconitate hydratase 2/2-methylisocitrate dehydratase, with amino-acid sequence MTLYADYLAEIETRKEQGLAPKPIDGGALTGEIIAIIRDTANPQRADALKFFIYNTLPGTTPAASVKAAFLKQVITGEAIVPEITPSFALELLSHMKGGPSVAVLLDVALNGGPHAAAAGDVLKTQVFLYDADMFRLRDAYKTGNAVARDVLESYAKAEFFTKLPEVEDEIKVVTFVAAEGDISTDLLSPGNQAHSRADRELHGKCMISPQAQAEIVALQQQHPDKRVMMIAEKGTMGVGSSRMSGVNNVALWTGKPASPYVPFVNFAPIVAGTNGISPIFATTVDVTGGIGLNLKNWVKKLGEDGKPILNNEGNPVLEQKYSVETGTVLTIDTKAKTLRDADGKELVDIASAFTPQKVEFMKAGSSYAVVFGKKLQTFAAQTLGVEAPQVFAPNKEIAVEGQGLTAVEKIFNRNAVGVTPGKVLHAGSDVRVIVNIVGSQDTTGLMTAQELEAMAATVISPLVDGAYQSGCHTASVWDKKAQANIPKLMAFMNNFGVITARDPIGKYHAMTDVIHKVLNDITVDDWDIIIGGDSHTRMSKGVAFGADSGTVALALATGEATMPIPQSVKVTFKGQMKPHMDFRDVVHATQAQMLQQHGDNVFQGRIIEVHIGTLLADQAFTFTDWTAEMKAKASICISEDATLIESLEIAKSRMQIMIDKGMDNATGTLKGLIAKADRRIAEIRSGEKPALKPDANAKYFAEVVVDLDLIDEPMIADPDVNNSDVSRRYTHDTIRPVSYYGGTKKVDLGFVGSCMVHKGDIKIVAQMLKNLEKDTGKVEFKAPLVVAAPTYNIIDELKEEGDWEILQKYSGFEFDDVAPKTANRTEYENILYLERPGCNLCMGNQEKAEKGDTVLATSTRLFQGRVVEDSAEKKGESLLASTPVVVLSAILGRTPSADEYKSAVEGIDLTKFAPPTSSNPIDSKSVHY